CTGTTCACAACCTTCCAACAAGCTTTCTCATCGACCGGGACGGTATCATCAGAGAAACGATCATCGGCGAACGGGAATGGGATGCTCCGGATATGAAAAAGAAAATAGGATCATTACTGTCGAGCAAGAAAGGAGAGATGCAATGAAAACCTGGCTCTTGATAGGTATTGCCGGAATGGTCCTGCTTACCAGCGCCTGCACCCCCATGATCATGGTTGGCAAAGGAGAGCGGAGGGGCGCTTTCCTGGGGAGCAGCTCGAAGACCATGTATGAGATGTTGTGTGCGTCGGGTGACCTGAAGAAAGTGCTTACCGCAACACACCTGAGCACGGAAATGAAAGACTCATTCTATCAGTACAACTGTTCAGCCGAACGTTCCGGTGACAAGCTTAAGCAACTGTACGCTTCCATGACGCCTGAACAGAGGAAAGACATCAGAACTGCCTTCAAAGCGAATGGCTATTCGATAAACGGCGGAACCTGTTGAGGACCGATTGAAACAACATCCGGTCGGATGAAAGCTCTCTGATAAAACAAGGTTCTTCAACAAAGATACCGATGATCAACATCGGCAGGCGATTTTCTTTATGAATGAAACCATCAAAGTCATTCACATGAAAAAGAAATTTCCGCATGGCTGGTACGCAGCATGCGGACGGGATATCACATCGAATACCGCTGTCGTTTCTTCCTGGTCCGAGGTGACCTGTAAAAACTGCAAATTAAAACAATTGAGCGATACTGATTGTGGAAAATATTCCACTTTGTCCGCGAGGGTCAGGTCAGAGTGTTTATAGCGCTATTCGTTCTTACCGTAAGCAATAACCCTGTTTCTTTTCTTGGCCCTCTTACACGTTAAACCGGAAAAGCATGATGTCCCCATCCTTGACCACGTAATCCTTTCCTTCGGAACGGAGCAGACCCGCCTCTTTCACGGCCTTCTCCGTGCCAAGCCTCATCAGATCATCGAAGTGGAATACCTCCGCGCGAATGAATCCTTTTTCAAAATCCGAGTGGATCTTGCCCGCGGCCTGTGGTGCCTTGGTGCCCTTGGTAATGGTCCAGGCCCGCACTTCTTTCTCGCCGGCGGTAAGGTAGGTGATAAGTCCAAGGAGCTCGTAGCCCGCGCGAATCATGCGATCGAGGCCTGACTCCTTGAGACCCATACCCGAAAGGTATTCCATTCGCTCTTCCGTGGGAAGCTGGGCAATCTCTCCCTCCACCTGGCCCGAGATGACGACGACCCGGGCGTTTTCCTCGGCAGCGATCATCCTGACCGCGTCAACGAACGGGTTCGGTTTGTCCACCATGTCCTCTGCCACGTTGGCCACATAGAGCACCGGCTTGGCGGATAACAGGGCATAGCTCTTGAGCCACAAGGTCTCTTCCTCGGAATGGGTCGCGCGGCGGATCGGCTCCCCCCTGGCGAGCATGTCCTTGAGCCGCCGCATGAACTCCACCTCTTCCAGTCCCTTTTTGTCCGCGGTCCTGGCCGTCTTCTCGGCCTTGTACAGCCGTTTCTCTATCGCGTCGAGATCCGCAAGCATGAGTTCCGCTTCGATCACCTCGATGTCCTCCCGGGGGTCCACCTTCCCGGCCACGTGAATGACATTTGGGTCTTCGAAACAACGCACCACGTGCGCGATCGCGTCCACCTCGCGGATGTTGGCGAGAAACTTGTTTCCCAGCCCTTCACCCTGCGCCGCGCCCTTCACGAGACCTGCAATGTCCACGAACTCCATGCTCGTGGGCGTTCTTTTTTTCGGCTTGTAGATCTCGACAAGCCTGTCGATCCGCTCATCGGGCATGTCCACCACGCCAACGTTGGGATCGATGGTCGTGAAGGGATAGTTCGAGGCCTGAGCGCCCGCGGAAGTGAGCGCATTGAAAATGGTGGACTTTCCTACGTTCGGAAGGCCAACGATACCGCAGTTGAAACCCATGACAAGCTCCTTTTCGGGACGATCCAAATTCCAGTCATTCATCTCAAAATCACGATCTACCGCTGAAGCGCGGAG
The nucleotide sequence above comes from Nitrospirota bacterium. Encoded proteins:
- the ychF gene encoding redox-regulated ATPase YchF translates to MGFNCGIVGLPNVGKSTIFNALTSAGAQASNYPFTTIDPNVGVVDMPDERIDRLVEIYKPKKRTPTSMEFVDIAGLVKGAAQGEGLGNKFLANIREVDAIAHVVRCFEDPNVIHVAGKVDPREDIEVIEAELMLADLDAIEKRLYKAEKTARTADKKGLEEVEFMRRLKDMLARGEPIRRATHSEEETLWLKSYALLSAKPVLYVANVAEDMVDKPNPFVDAVRMIAAEENARVVVISGQVEGEIAQLPTEERMEYLSGMGLKESGLDRMIRAGYELLGLITYLTAGEKEVRAWTITKGTKAPQAAGKIHSDFEKGFIRAEVFHFDDLMRLGTEKAVKEAGLLRSEGKDYVVKDGDIMLFRFNV